A portion of the Euwallacea similis isolate ESF13 chromosome 8, ESF131.1, whole genome shotgun sequence genome contains these proteins:
- the NHP2 gene encoding H/ACA ribonucleoprotein complex subunit 2-like protein, with protein sequence MNNENSTVNESVVQPEELTYEKKVSFCNVIAKPMASKKQAKKCYKLIKKAVQHKTFVRCGLKDVQTRIRKGEKGIVIFAGDVSPVNIMCHLPGVCEEKDIPYVYIPSRKDLGAALGVKRGCLTVLIRPKEDYAEPFEELKSEIAHLPAVL encoded by the exons atgaataatgaaaattcaacaGTCAATGAATCTGTAGTTCAACCAGAAGAATTAACATATGAAAAGAAAGTTTCATTTTGCAATGTAATCGCCAAACCCATGGCCTCAAAGAAGCAGGCTAAGAAAtgttacaaattaattaagaaag CTGTTCAACACAAGACGTTTGTACGTTGTGGTCTCAAGGATGTTCAAACGAGGATAAGGAAGGGTGAAAAGGGTATAGTTATATTTGCCGGAGATGTGAGTCCAGTAAATATCATGTGTCATCTACCTGGGGTATGTGAAGAAAAAGACATCCCTTATGTTTATATTCCAAGCCGAAAGGATTTGGGAGCGGCATTGGGCGTGAAACGTGGATGTCTTACTGTTTTAATTCGGCCCAAGGAGGACTATGCAGAGCcatttgaagaattaaaatcTGAGATTGCTCATTTACCTGCTGTACTATAA
- the LOC136410272 gene encoding dual serine/threonine and tyrosine protein kinase-like isoform X2, translating into MDSITMEVPKELRRNLKYCQSLQRIIKDTHRSLNDINTLLQLGREVRQEISVYDDLDFLFHKADRTPNILVFGQSCHAKALLINLMLQENVLPYFSCQWRQITFKYGPVKSIHLTLGHEFEIVENLKAHEESSWVTIPEDDIRRSDKENLLDHCPSVEVVLKHKLLKENVKIVVPPDCDPHQLVDLLGKLVENVLPVILYAVSDDTLNDSNIQEIRKLKDTFAVPFLFVNVSSGDSHLSKFEIGALSTESLTESEKHLVENSTQKSDNKLHSLREQLCRLGYINVEVRGTARDPEPMIRKKSFCLECSLDDSLMSDRTFHKDFASFISEVLRSSILKMAKKLSEIHNSCLRKFILCAFDMAREIQITPKRILYAQDVEMKMYTTLTNIASEQQQEITAIIQRTLQDMRSNVAEVLEGYICSVPSSPKVATMEIQQLVLNRLGASVATQIVQSVGCLQESFTGTLQRCVESLEKNCHELEGNLSASDAVKQIIHAAYNVDLKTPTSFSVVHTFMDRLRKLLGSLASPWSSSGQFQCGLQWQLQVVTNLIDSLSSSKLAKTICIQFQEHVKSSHEAFQSAIRSLENQLSDQLEQTEEQRIAIRKKHAPRFARLALESTSLCDLVRWGMPKPIREIGRGQYGVVSSCEPWGDINPCAFKSVVPPDDRHWNDLAMEFYYTRTISEHPRIVKLRGSVIDYKYGGGSSPAVLLIMERMTKDLYCGLKSGLSWLKRLKIAIDVIEGIRYLHSQGLVHRDIKLKNVLLDNDDRAKLTDFGFCIPEAMMSGSIVGTPVHMAPELLSGRYDSSVDVYAFGILFWYICAGQVKLPTHFDQFQNKEQLWNSVRKGIRPECLPHFTEACWNLMEQCWAAEPSERPFLGNVQPQLEQIYRSIKFGTNQDACSEEKN; encoded by the exons ATGGATAGCATAACGATGGAAGTACCAAAAGAGCTTAGGCGGAATCTAAAGTACTGCCAGAGCCTCCAGAGGATTATCAAAGACACCCATAGGTCCTTAAATGATATTAACACCCTTCTTCAACTGGGGA GAGAGGTTAGACAAGAAATCTCAGTATATGACGatctggattttttatttcataaagcCGACAGAACTCCAAATATATTAGTGTTCGGCCAGTCTTGTCATGCGAAGGCACTACTTATTAACCTCATGCTTCAAGAAAACGTTCTTCCTTATTTTAGTTGCCAGTGGAGACAG ATAACTTTCAAATATGGGCCAGTAAAAAGCATTCACTTGACGTTGGGAcatgaatttgaaattgtggAGAATCTAAAGGCCCACGAAGAGTCATCATGGGTTACGATTCCTGAAGACGACATACGGAGGAGCGACAAAGAAAATCTCTTGGACCATTGCCCGTCTGTGGAGGTGGTCCTCAAACATAAATTGTTGAAGGAAAACGTGAAGATAGTAGTCCCGCCAGACTGCGACCCTCACCAGTTGGTCGACCTTCTAGGAAAACTTGTCGAAAACGTACTGCCTGTGATATTATATGCTGTGTCCGATGATACCCTGAATGACTCA AACATTCAAGAGATTAGGAAACTCAAAGACACGTTTGCTGTGCCGTTCTTATTTGTTAATGTGAGCAGTGGTGACTCacatttaagtaaatttgaaataggAGCTTTAAGCACTGAATCTCTAACCGAATCTGAAAAACATTTAGTTGAGAATTCCACGCAGAAGAGTGACAATAAACTTCACAGTTTACGGGAGCAATTGTGTAGATTAG GTTATATTAATGTTGAAGTCCGTGGTACTGCAAGGGACCCAGAACCAATGATACGAAAGAAGTCGTTTTGCTTAGAGTGTTCTTTAGACGATTCCTTGATGTCGGATAGAACATTCCATAAAGATTTTGCTTCATTTATAAGTGAGGTGTTAAGATCTAGTATCCTTaaaatggccaaaaaattaagtgag ATCCACAATTCGTGCCTAAGAAAATTTATACTGTGTGCGTTTGATATGGCAAGAGAAATCCAAATTACTCCCAAGAGGATCTTGTATGCACAGGATGTGGAAATGAAAATGTACACCACTTTGACTAACATAGCTAGCGAGCAACAGCAAGAAATTACTGCCATAATCCAAAGGACTTTACAAGATATGAGATCCAATGTCGCTGAAGTGTTGGAGGGATATATTTGTTCAGTACCAT CATCCCCAAAAGTAGCAACAATGGAAATCCAGCAGTTAGTTCTTAATAGACTAGGAGCTTCTGTAGCTACTCAAATAGTCCAGTCCGTTGGTTGTTTACAAGAGAGTTTTACAGGAACCCTTCAACGATGTGTAGAAAGTCTTGAGAAGAACTGTCATGAGTTGGAGGGCAATTTATCTGCTTCCGATGCCGTTAAACAAATCATTCATGCAGCTTATAACGTAGATTTGAAAACACCTACCTCATTTTCTGTAGTTCATACATTCATGGATAGATTGCGAAAATTGTTAGGCAGTCTCGCCTCGCCTTGGTCTTCCAGTGGACAGTTTCAGTGCGGTTTGCAATGGCAACTTCAAGTTGTGACTAATTTGATTGATTCACTGAGCTCCTCCAAGTTGGCTAAAACGATATGTATCCAG TTTCAAGAGCACGTAAAATCATCGCACGAAGCCTTCCAATCGGCCATTCGAAGTCTAGAAAACCAACTTTCAGATCAGTTAGAGCAAACTGAAGAGCAGCGAATAGCCATAAGGAAAAAACACGCGCCTAGGTTCGCTAGACTGGCGTTGGAAAGTACTTCTTTATGTGACTTGGTTCGATGGGGTATGCCCAAGCCCATTCGCGAAATTGGGAGAGGACAGTATGGGGTAGTCTCGTCTTGCGAACCCTGGGGAGACATTAATCCTTGCGCTTTTAAGTCGGTCGTACCCCCTGATGACAGACATTGGAATGATTTGGCTATGGAATTCTACTACACAAG AACTATATCAGAACATCCTAGAATTGTAAAGCTGAGGGGATCGGTAATTGATTATAAATATGGGGGCGGTAGCTCTCCGGCAGTTCTACTTATCATGGAAAGGATGACAAAGGACTTATACTGTGGCTTGAAAAGTGGTTTGTCCTGGCTTAAGAGACTTAAGATAGCAATTGATGTGATAGAGGGTATTCGCTACTTACACTCTCAAGGATTAGTTCATAGAGATATCAAGCTTAAAAATGTTCTG CTTGATAATGATGATAGAGCCAAATTGACAGATTTTGGCTTTTGTATTCCCGAAGCAATGATGTCCGGCAGCATTGTGGGCACTCCCGTTCATATGGCACCCGAATTGTTAAGCGGACGATATGATTCAAGCGTGGACGTGTATGCTTTTGGGATATTATTTTGGTATATCTGTGCAGGTCAGGTGAAGTTACCCACTCATTTTGATCAGTTCCAAAATAAGGAACAATTGTGGAACAGTGTTagaaaag gGATAAGGCCAGAATGTCTGCCACATTTTACCGAAGCTTGTTGGAATCTTATGGAACAATGTTGGGCTGCGGAGCCTTCCGAACGTCCATTTTTGGGCAACGTGCAACCACAACTGGAACAAATCTACAGAAGTATAAAATTTGGGACTAACCAAG ATGCATGTTCAGAAGAgaagaattga
- the Atg4b gene encoding cysteine protease ATG4D isoform X2, with translation MDTQVASSRESRSFFLPKLSSPSSNSSSLLQENSGDVEGKVKTRFLSMWNNVKYGMKLKPNFSKESPVWLLGMCYRKLETPTELTELGMDVAAFQSQNDIAGSDEEGLEGFKKDFLSKLWLTYRREFPILSGSTYSSDCGWGCMIRSGQMLIAQALVLHFLGREWRYNPEQKETTVYHRKIIKWFGDKPSRNSPLSLHSLVNIGKSLGKKPGDWYGPGLVAHLFRQAIRDASTDNFEFDSLNVCVAQNCTVYIRDVFAECIDQSTNKWKSLILLVPVRLGTEKFNSIYGPCLTTLLSIKECIGVIGGRPKHSLYFIGYQDDKLIHLDPHYCQEVVDVWAPDFSLTTFHCRSPRKLSITKIDPSCCIGFYCRTKEDFLTLIETVQPIIVPPNGAGDYPMFMFCDGFSCDAEYLGTDFSSSEFECNNYNSDIDDMESETFEVI, from the exons ATGGATACCCAAGTGGCTTCCTCAAGGGAAAGCAGATCATTTTTCCTTCCAAAACTATCCTCTCCTTCCTCCAACTCCTCGAGTTTACTTCAAGAAAATTCTGGCGATGTAGAAGGAAAAGTTAAAACCAGGTTCTTATCCATGTGGAATAACGTGAAGTATG GAATGAAGCTGAAACCGAACTTCTCTAAAGAATCTCCAGTATGGTTGTTAGGAATGTGCTACAGAAAGCTAGAAACACCCACTGAATTAACTGAGCTAGGGATGGATGTTGCTGCATTTCAAAGTCAAAATGAT ATTGCTGGAAGTGATGAAGAAGGCTTGGAAGGGTTCAAGAAAGATTTCCTCAGTAAACTTTGGTTAACTTATCGCAGAGAATTTCCTATATTAAGTGGTTCAACTTATAGTAGTGATTGTGGCTGGGGCTGCATGATTAGAAGTGGACAAATGCTAATTGCCCAAGCTTTAGTGCTTCATTTTTTAGGCAGAG AGTGGCGATATAATCCAGAACAAAAAGAAACTACTGTGTATCATCGTAAAATTATCAAGTGGTTTGGTGATAAACCATCTCGAAATAGCCCACTTTCACTACATAGCTTAGTAAATATAGGTAAAAGTCTTGGTAAAAAACCTGGTGATTGGTACGGGCCCGGACTGGTAGCCCATTTATTCCGTCAAGCTATTAGAGATGCTTCAACAGATAATTTCGAATTTGATTCTCTCAACGTGTGTGTCGCCCAAAACTGCACAG TATATATAAGGGATGTATTTGCTGAGTGCATAGATCAATCCACAAATAAATGGAAATCCCTAATATTATTGGTACCTGTGAGATTAGGaactgaaaaattcaattcaatctATGGCCCATGTTTAACAACGCTGTTAAGCATAAAAGAATGCATAGGAGTTATTGGCGGAAGACCCAAACATTCCCTCTATTTTATTGGATATCAAG acgatAAATTGATTCATCTAGATCCCCACTATTGTCAAGAGGTGGTGGACGTCTGGGCCCCAGACTTCTCACTAACAACTTTTCACTGTAGGTCGCCAAGAAAATTGTCTATTACCAAAATTGACCCATCCTGTTGTATTGGCTTTTACTGTCGAACTAAAGAGGATTTCCTAACCCTTATTGAGACGGTTCAACCG ATCATTGTTCCACCAAACGGGGCGGGCGATTACCCAATGTTTATGTTCTGTGATGGTTTTAGTTGTGATGCTGAATATTTGGGAACGGATTTTTCATCTTCAGAATTTGAATGCAATAACTACAATAGCGATATAGATGACATGGAGTCAGAGACTTTCGAAGTTATTTAG
- the LOC136410272 gene encoding dual serine/threonine and tyrosine protein kinase-like isoform X1: MDSITMEVPKELRRNLKYCQSLQRIIKDTHRSLNDINTLLQLGREVRQEISVYDDLDFLFHKADRTPNILVFGQSCHAKALLINLMLQENVLPYFSCQWRQITFKYGPVKSIHLTLGHEFEIVENLKAHEESSWVTIPEDDIRRSDKENLLDHCPSVEVVLKHKLLKENVKIVVPPDCDPHQLVDLLGKLVENVLPVILYAVSDDTLNDSNIQEIRKLKDTFAVPFLFVNVSSGDSHLSKFEIGALSTESLTESEKHLVENSTQKSDNKLHSLREQLCRLGYINVEVRGTARDPEPMIRKKSFCLECSLDDSLMSDRTFHKDFASFISEVLRSSILKMAKKLSEIHNSCLRKFILCAFDMAREIQITPKRILYAQDVEMKMYTTLTNIASEQQQEITAIIQRTLQDMRSNVAEVLEGYICSVPSSPKVATMEIQQLVLNRLGASVATQIVQSVGCLQESFTGTLQRCVESLEKNCHELEGNLSASDAVKQIIHAAYNVDLKTPTSFSVVHTFMDRLRKLLGSLASPWSSSGQFQCGLQWQLQVVTNLIDSLSSSKLAKTICIQFQEHVKSSHEAFQSAIRSLENQLSDQLEQTEEQRIAIRKKHAPRFARLALESTSLCDLVRWGMPKPIREIGRGQYGVVSSCEPWGDINPCAFKSVVPPDDRHWNDLAMEFYYTRTISEHPRIVKLRGSVIDYKYGGGSSPAVLLIMERMTKDLYCGLKSGLSWLKRLKIAIDVIEGIRYLHSQGLVHRDIKLKNVLLDNDDRAKLTDFGFCIPEAMMSGSIVGTPVHMAPELLSGRYDSSVDVYAFGILFWYICAGQVKLPTHFDQFQNKEQLWNSVRKGIRPECLPHFTEACWNLMEQCWAAEPSERPFLGNVQPQLEQIYRSIKFGTNQGKSSFSPEALGLLEYDTDNCNEYSCNTNLIVREY, from the exons ATGGATAGCATAACGATGGAAGTACCAAAAGAGCTTAGGCGGAATCTAAAGTACTGCCAGAGCCTCCAGAGGATTATCAAAGACACCCATAGGTCCTTAAATGATATTAACACCCTTCTTCAACTGGGGA GAGAGGTTAGACAAGAAATCTCAGTATATGACGatctggattttttatttcataaagcCGACAGAACTCCAAATATATTAGTGTTCGGCCAGTCTTGTCATGCGAAGGCACTACTTATTAACCTCATGCTTCAAGAAAACGTTCTTCCTTATTTTAGTTGCCAGTGGAGACAG ATAACTTTCAAATATGGGCCAGTAAAAAGCATTCACTTGACGTTGGGAcatgaatttgaaattgtggAGAATCTAAAGGCCCACGAAGAGTCATCATGGGTTACGATTCCTGAAGACGACATACGGAGGAGCGACAAAGAAAATCTCTTGGACCATTGCCCGTCTGTGGAGGTGGTCCTCAAACATAAATTGTTGAAGGAAAACGTGAAGATAGTAGTCCCGCCAGACTGCGACCCTCACCAGTTGGTCGACCTTCTAGGAAAACTTGTCGAAAACGTACTGCCTGTGATATTATATGCTGTGTCCGATGATACCCTGAATGACTCA AACATTCAAGAGATTAGGAAACTCAAAGACACGTTTGCTGTGCCGTTCTTATTTGTTAATGTGAGCAGTGGTGACTCacatttaagtaaatttgaaataggAGCTTTAAGCACTGAATCTCTAACCGAATCTGAAAAACATTTAGTTGAGAATTCCACGCAGAAGAGTGACAATAAACTTCACAGTTTACGGGAGCAATTGTGTAGATTAG GTTATATTAATGTTGAAGTCCGTGGTACTGCAAGGGACCCAGAACCAATGATACGAAAGAAGTCGTTTTGCTTAGAGTGTTCTTTAGACGATTCCTTGATGTCGGATAGAACATTCCATAAAGATTTTGCTTCATTTATAAGTGAGGTGTTAAGATCTAGTATCCTTaaaatggccaaaaaattaagtgag ATCCACAATTCGTGCCTAAGAAAATTTATACTGTGTGCGTTTGATATGGCAAGAGAAATCCAAATTACTCCCAAGAGGATCTTGTATGCACAGGATGTGGAAATGAAAATGTACACCACTTTGACTAACATAGCTAGCGAGCAACAGCAAGAAATTACTGCCATAATCCAAAGGACTTTACAAGATATGAGATCCAATGTCGCTGAAGTGTTGGAGGGATATATTTGTTCAGTACCAT CATCCCCAAAAGTAGCAACAATGGAAATCCAGCAGTTAGTTCTTAATAGACTAGGAGCTTCTGTAGCTACTCAAATAGTCCAGTCCGTTGGTTGTTTACAAGAGAGTTTTACAGGAACCCTTCAACGATGTGTAGAAAGTCTTGAGAAGAACTGTCATGAGTTGGAGGGCAATTTATCTGCTTCCGATGCCGTTAAACAAATCATTCATGCAGCTTATAACGTAGATTTGAAAACACCTACCTCATTTTCTGTAGTTCATACATTCATGGATAGATTGCGAAAATTGTTAGGCAGTCTCGCCTCGCCTTGGTCTTCCAGTGGACAGTTTCAGTGCGGTTTGCAATGGCAACTTCAAGTTGTGACTAATTTGATTGATTCACTGAGCTCCTCCAAGTTGGCTAAAACGATATGTATCCAG TTTCAAGAGCACGTAAAATCATCGCACGAAGCCTTCCAATCGGCCATTCGAAGTCTAGAAAACCAACTTTCAGATCAGTTAGAGCAAACTGAAGAGCAGCGAATAGCCATAAGGAAAAAACACGCGCCTAGGTTCGCTAGACTGGCGTTGGAAAGTACTTCTTTATGTGACTTGGTTCGATGGGGTATGCCCAAGCCCATTCGCGAAATTGGGAGAGGACAGTATGGGGTAGTCTCGTCTTGCGAACCCTGGGGAGACATTAATCCTTGCGCTTTTAAGTCGGTCGTACCCCCTGATGACAGACATTGGAATGATTTGGCTATGGAATTCTACTACACAAG AACTATATCAGAACATCCTAGAATTGTAAAGCTGAGGGGATCGGTAATTGATTATAAATATGGGGGCGGTAGCTCTCCGGCAGTTCTACTTATCATGGAAAGGATGACAAAGGACTTATACTGTGGCTTGAAAAGTGGTTTGTCCTGGCTTAAGAGACTTAAGATAGCAATTGATGTGATAGAGGGTATTCGCTACTTACACTCTCAAGGATTAGTTCATAGAGATATCAAGCTTAAAAATGTTCTG CTTGATAATGATGATAGAGCCAAATTGACAGATTTTGGCTTTTGTATTCCCGAAGCAATGATGTCCGGCAGCATTGTGGGCACTCCCGTTCATATGGCACCCGAATTGTTAAGCGGACGATATGATTCAAGCGTGGACGTGTATGCTTTTGGGATATTATTTTGGTATATCTGTGCAGGTCAGGTGAAGTTACCCACTCATTTTGATCAGTTCCAAAATAAGGAACAATTGTGGAACAGTGTTagaaaag gGATAAGGCCAGAATGTCTGCCACATTTTACCGAAGCTTGTTGGAATCTTATGGAACAATGTTGGGCTGCGGAGCCTTCCGAACGTCCATTTTTGGGCAACGTGCAACCACAACTGGAACAAATCTACAGAAGTATAAAATTTGGGACTAACCAAGGCAAGTCTTCTTTTAGTCCAGAGGCTCTAGGACTTTTAGAATATGACACCGATAATTGTAACGAATATAGTTGTAACACGAATCTCATTGTCAGAGAATATTGA
- the LOC136410384 gene encoding uncharacterized protein: protein MVVVQMQKGLIDSKSTLNRMVNTLVPDEFSESEEKEPFDYQLPQVRASFTLKVSAPEPQTLNLLESNKPPIEVSKELSSSVIRCGSNVLESQPNSDAELVENSPQKCKPCVTVQPSVIDHQHVKPVRANRSSQIPDDDKDFEIPLEESLKAVEEFIRREKELSKWQVGEDVLAKWKGNGLYYKAKIMEIFPSGVVNIVFETYDVKEEIDYKDLCKFFKKTNNYKKKGRFQGNLIEDVKIKDRILPTHCPKENKLSTYSYKKRSYFISHFKRTSKMSKRKKISAIHKVLQRKAVVRQKKVRLICQHTVKKVAFKKKK, encoded by the exons ATGGTTGTTGTACAAATGCAGAAGGGTTTGATTGATAGTAAAAGTACTTTGAATAGAATGGTCAATACCTTGGTGCCAGACGAGTTTAGTGAAAGCGAAGAAAAGGAGCCCTTTGACTACCAATTGCCCCAAGTTAGAGCTTCCTTCACATTGAAAGTATCTGCCCCAGAACctcaaactttaaatttacttgAATCTAATAAACCTCCTATTGAAGTCAGCAAAGAGTTAAGCTCTTCAGTGATTAGATGTGGCTCAAATGTGTTAGAATCTCAACCCAACTCAGATGCGGAACTTGTTGAGAATTCTCCACAGAAGTGTAAGCCATGTGTAACAGTGCAACCGTCGGTTATTGACCACCAACATGTGAAACCAGTTAGAGCTAACAGATCTAGTCAAATCCCAGATGATGATAAAGACTTTGAAATTCCACTTGAGGAATCTTTAAAAGCTGTAGAAGAATTTATTAGAAGAGAAAAAGAGTTGTCCAAGTGGCAAGTTGGTGAGGATGTTTTAGCTAAATGGAAGGGCAATGGGCTTTAttataaagcaaaaataatggaaatatttcctTCCGGAGTC gtaaatatagtttttgagaCATATGATGTAAAGGAAGAAATAGATTACAAagatttatgtaaatttttcaaaaaaacaaacaactaTAAGAAAAAAGGCAGGTTCCAAGGAAATTTAATAGAGGATGTTAAAATCAAAGACAGGATTTTGCCCACACATTGTCCAAAGGAAAATAAGTTGAGTACATATTCATACAAGAAGAGATCATACTTcatttcacattttaaaagaacaaGTAAGATgtcaaagagaaaaaaaatttctgcaATTCACAAGGTGTTACAGAGGAAAGCAGTTGTAAGACAAAAGAAAGTAAGATTGATATGTCAACATACAGTTAAAAAAGTGGCatttaagaagaaaaagtAA
- the Atg4b gene encoding cysteine protease ATG4D isoform X1 gives MDTQVASSRESRSFFLPKLSSPSSNSSSLLQENSGDVEGKVKTRFLSMWNNVKYELNSVGMKLKPNFSKESPVWLLGMCYRKLETPTELTELGMDVAAFQSQNDIAGSDEEGLEGFKKDFLSKLWLTYRREFPILSGSTYSSDCGWGCMIRSGQMLIAQALVLHFLGREWRYNPEQKETTVYHRKIIKWFGDKPSRNSPLSLHSLVNIGKSLGKKPGDWYGPGLVAHLFRQAIRDASTDNFEFDSLNVCVAQNCTVYIRDVFAECIDQSTNKWKSLILLVPVRLGTEKFNSIYGPCLTTLLSIKECIGVIGGRPKHSLYFIGYQDDKLIHLDPHYCQEVVDVWAPDFSLTTFHCRSPRKLSITKIDPSCCIGFYCRTKEDFLTLIETVQPIIVPPNGAGDYPMFMFCDGFSCDAEYLGTDFSSSEFECNNYNSDIDDMESETFEVI, from the exons ATGGATACCCAAGTGGCTTCCTCAAGGGAAAGCAGATCATTTTTCCTTCCAAAACTATCCTCTCCTTCCTCCAACTCCTCGAGTTTACTTCAAGAAAATTCTGGCGATGTAGAAGGAAAAGTTAAAACCAGGTTCTTATCCATGTGGAATAACGTGAAGTATG AACTTAACTCTGTAGGAATGAAGCTGAAACCGAACTTCTCTAAAGAATCTCCAGTATGGTTGTTAGGAATGTGCTACAGAAAGCTAGAAACACCCACTGAATTAACTGAGCTAGGGATGGATGTTGCTGCATTTCAAAGTCAAAATGAT ATTGCTGGAAGTGATGAAGAAGGCTTGGAAGGGTTCAAGAAAGATTTCCTCAGTAAACTTTGGTTAACTTATCGCAGAGAATTTCCTATATTAAGTGGTTCAACTTATAGTAGTGATTGTGGCTGGGGCTGCATGATTAGAAGTGGACAAATGCTAATTGCCCAAGCTTTAGTGCTTCATTTTTTAGGCAGAG AGTGGCGATATAATCCAGAACAAAAAGAAACTACTGTGTATCATCGTAAAATTATCAAGTGGTTTGGTGATAAACCATCTCGAAATAGCCCACTTTCACTACATAGCTTAGTAAATATAGGTAAAAGTCTTGGTAAAAAACCTGGTGATTGGTACGGGCCCGGACTGGTAGCCCATTTATTCCGTCAAGCTATTAGAGATGCTTCAACAGATAATTTCGAATTTGATTCTCTCAACGTGTGTGTCGCCCAAAACTGCACAG TATATATAAGGGATGTATTTGCTGAGTGCATAGATCAATCCACAAATAAATGGAAATCCCTAATATTATTGGTACCTGTGAGATTAGGaactgaaaaattcaattcaatctATGGCCCATGTTTAACAACGCTGTTAAGCATAAAAGAATGCATAGGAGTTATTGGCGGAAGACCCAAACATTCCCTCTATTTTATTGGATATCAAG acgatAAATTGATTCATCTAGATCCCCACTATTGTCAAGAGGTGGTGGACGTCTGGGCCCCAGACTTCTCACTAACAACTTTTCACTGTAGGTCGCCAAGAAAATTGTCTATTACCAAAATTGACCCATCCTGTTGTATTGGCTTTTACTGTCGAACTAAAGAGGATTTCCTAACCCTTATTGAGACGGTTCAACCG ATCATTGTTCCACCAAACGGGGCGGGCGATTACCCAATGTTTATGTTCTGTGATGGTTTTAGTTGTGATGCTGAATATTTGGGAACGGATTTTTCATCTTCAGAATTTGAATGCAATAACTACAATAGCGATATAGATGACATGGAGTCAGAGACTTTCGAAGTTATTTAG